In Bacteroidia bacterium, the genomic stretch TATAATCCGGAATCAGGAAAGGACAGCTATTGTAAGCGTTGCATTCTTTCCGTTAAAATTGCTTTATACTGTTCTTTATATTCATAACTCATAAAACTGCGGTCTATCAACTCCTGCCATTTGGGCAACGCCTTGGCCATCTTGTTAAAGATGTTTTCCTGCTGCTTTTCTTCCACCTTCAATGTATTCATCGCTGCAACAAAGTCCTGCTTGTTAAGCTTCTTCTTCCGGCCATTGATGGTTAATGCCATTTCTTCTTCATCGGCAGGATTTACTAAGGCAGTATTCACCAAATCGTAAGCCGGTGACAAAGTCATACCCAAGCCCGGCTGCTCCAGTAAGGAGAAATTCTTCAAATGCATATCGGCATTGCCTGTAAGGAAAGAGAAGAGCACTAGTTCAAAAAAATTCACCACATCCAAACCTGGAGTTACTGAGTGCTTTTGAATGGCTTTGCCAATCTGCTCATAGCTGCCATGGTATTTGTCTTCGGTTAGCCGTTCGGTAAGTTGACACATATCTTCCATGGCCAATTTCCCCTTTTTAGAACGGTCTATCCGCTTGGTTATATACGCCCGGTTGCCAGATTGCAGACGAATTAAACTATGTGGTGCTGTTTTTATTTTGGCTAATTGGGCCAAATGCATGGTTACATCTTCCACTTCCGGCAATTGCGGGTACAAAGCGGTAGGCGGTTTCAAAATATACCCACCCCATAAGCCCACAATAGTAAATTTGCGTTTGGTGCCACCTTTAGTATTGCCGGTGATGTGCAGGGACAGCTTAGCCTGCACTCCTGTTACTGCTGTTTGGCTCTGTATTACCTCTTTGGCCAATTGTTCCAGGTCTTCCTCTGAATAGGGCAAATCCGGAGGAGAAGGCTGTCCAAAAATTTTCTTTGAACAGGATATATGAAAATCCTGCTCGTTTGCGGCCAGGGGCTGATAACAAAACAGACAGTTGCTCATGGTGTATCCTCCTCTTTTACTTCCTCTACACTCACTGCACCGATGCAATTTTTACAACAGGCCAACAATAATCCCATCCGATCTCTGGGATTCAGTTTCCAGTTCTTTTCAGCTATATCCAGCAACCACCCTTCCGGTATCAGGCCATCAAAAAAAGGGAACAGTACTTTTGATGTGTAAGGTGCTTCACGAAGCGGCAAGGTTAAACTTACCGGCTGGGCGCCCGGCTGTGCTGCATACGCCCGGGCGTATACAAAATGATACCCTTGCTCATCCTGGGTAAGCCATCCGGCTAATTGCTCTTCTATTTTTATAGCCGCTTTACGCATTTGG encodes the following:
- a CDS encoding HipA N-terminal domain-containing protein gives rise to the protein MRKAAIKIEEQLAGWLTQDEQGYHFVYARAYAAQPGAQPVSLTLPLREAPYTSKVLFPFFDGLIPEGWLLDIAEKNWKLNPRDRMGLLLACCKNCIGAVSVEEVKEEDTP
- a CDS encoding HipA domain-containing protein, with amino-acid sequence MSNCLFCYQPLAANEQDFHISCSKKIFGQPSPPDLPYSEEDLEQLAKEVIQSQTAVTGVQAKLSLHITGNTKGGTKRKFTIVGLWGGYILKPPTALYPQLPEVEDVTMHLAQLAKIKTAPHSLIRLQSGNRAYITKRIDRSKKGKLAMEDMCQLTERLTEDKYHGSYEQIGKAIQKHSVTPGLDVVNFFELVLFSFLTGNADMHLKNFSLLEQPGLGMTLSPAYDLVNTALVNPADEEEMALTINGRKKKLNKQDFVAAMNTLKVEEKQQENIFNKMAKALPKWQELIDRSFMSYEYKEQYKAILTERMQRLQ